A single region of the Triticum dicoccoides isolate Atlit2015 ecotype Zavitan chromosome 2B, WEW_v2.0, whole genome shotgun sequence genome encodes:
- the LOC119366023 gene encoding uncharacterized protein LOC119366023, with protein MAGGLDGLNHAGRESVREGGDLRRCGVEVGAMPRQAVGTQVWVAVKQWRGWRGEERAAPGVGGSSGGELENLRRQSSHGLYSLPSRFTAAAAAFLIRFYKLRNGCRLTILTYKILRRTECLRNSV; from the exons ATGGCCGGCGGCCTCGACGGCCTGAATCATGCGGGGAGAGAGAGCGTGAGGGAGGGAGGGGACCTCCGACGGTGCGGCGTGGAGGTGGGGGCGATGCCGCGGCAGGCCGTGGGCACGCAGGTTTGGGTGGCGGTGAAACAATGGAGAGGCTGGCGAGGGGAAGAGAGGGCGGCCCCGGGCGTGGGCGGATCTTCGGGCGGAGAGCTGGAGAATCTCCGTCGTCAGTCGTCACACGGGCTCTATTCACTTCCTTCACGgttcacggcggcggcggcggccttccTGATCCGGTTCTACAAGCTGCGCAATGGCTGCAG ATTAACCATTCTAACTTATAAGATTTTGCGGAGAACTGAGTGCCTTCGCAACAGCGTGTGA